The DNA segment GACACACCGCTATCGCGAGCAGGCTCACTCCTACAGGGGAATGGTGGTGGGGCTGAGATTACTTCGGCATTTCGGCTTTCATGCCTTCCACGTAGTAATTCATCGACGCCAGTTCGGCATTCGTTGCACTCACGCCCGCCGGGATTTTCTCCACGACGGCCTGATCCTTGATCGGCCCGGTGAACGGCTGCAGCGCACCGCTCTTGATGTCGGCAATGATCTGCTCGGCTTCGGCTTTCACCGGTGCCGGCACCAGGTCGCTGATCGGCAGTTCAACCGTGCCTTCCTTCAGTCCACCCCAGTAATCCTGAGGTTTCCAGGTGTGATCGATCACGCCCTGCGTCGCCTGGATGTAGTGCGGCGCCCAGTCGTTGACGATCGACGTCAGCACTGCTTTCGGCCCGAAGTGCGCCATGTCCGAGGCGTAGCCCACCGCGTACACGCCACGGCGCTCCGCGGCCTGAATCGGCGCTGGGCTGTCGGTGTGCTGGAACACCACGTCGACGCCCTGATCGATCAGCGCGTTGGCTGCATCGGCTTCCTTGCCCGGATCGAACCACGAGTTGACCCAGACCACTTTGATCTCGGTGCCGGGGTTGTATTTGTTCAGGGCCAGTTGAATGGCGTTGATGTCGCGGATCACTTCCGGGATCGGGAACGAGGCGACGTAGCCGATCTTTTTGCTCTTGGTCATCTTCGCCGCAAGGAAGCCGCCGACGTAACGCCCCTCATAAGTTCGCGCCAGATAGGTGCCAAGGTTCTTGTCCTGCTTGTAGCCGGTGGCGTGTTCGAAGGTCACCTTGGGAAACTGCTTGGCGACTTTCACGGTGGGGTTCATGTAGCCGAAGGAGGTGGTGAATATCAGGTCGTACTTGTCCTTGGCCATGTTGCGGATCACCCGTTCGGCATCGGCGCCTTCGGCGACGTTCTCCACATAGTTAGTGGTGATCTGGCTGCCGAACTTTTCCGCCAGCGCCTTGCGCCCCTGTTCATGCTGATACGTCCAGCCGTGGTCACCGATCGGGCCGATGTAAACGAAACCGACTTTCAGCGGATCGGCAGCGCTGGCGCTCAGGCTGATGCCCAGACCGATGGCGGCGCACAGCAGTTTGTGCAGCGGACGTATTTGCATGAAGTGGAGCTCCGTTTTGTTGTGTGTGCCCAGGGCCAATGCAAATTGCTGACCAACAGGACAACAAACAATCCGGAACTGTGTGATGGCTATCGCGAGCAGGCGAAGGCCTACAGGGGAATGCATTTCAAATGTAGGAGTGAGCGTGCTCGCGATAGGGCCATCAGGGCCGATAAAGGTGCACCCGCCGAAGCACCGCCATGGCTTGGTGCGCGAAGATGTAACGAAACGTTAGCGCCGCCCGGCAGTCAGTAGCTTCATCAGCTCCTTTCGGCAAAAGGCCCGCCATGTTCTCGATCCTCAAACAAGAAAGCTTTCTGCTGCTGGCAATCATTGCCGCGTGCATTGCTTATCCGCTGGAACACTGGTTGCTGCACAGCGGCCAGATCGTCGCGCTGGTCGGCGGGCTGGTGCTGATCGGCTTCATCGTCGCCGCGTCGATGCGCGTCG comes from the Pseudomonas granadensis genome and includes:
- a CDS encoding BMP family ABC transporter substrate-binding protein; translated protein: MQIRPLHKLLCAAIGLGISLSASAADPLKVGFVYIGPIGDHGWTYQHEQGRKALAEKFGSQITTNYVENVAEGADAERVIRNMAKDKYDLIFTTSFGYMNPTVKVAKQFPKVTFEHATGYKQDKNLGTYLARTYEGRYVGGFLAAKMTKSKKIGYVASFPIPEVIRDINAIQLALNKYNPGTEIKVVWVNSWFDPGKEADAANALIDQGVDVVFQHTDSPAPIQAAERRGVYAVGYASDMAHFGPKAVLTSIVNDWAPHYIQATQGVIDHTWKPQDYWGGLKEGTVELPISDLVPAPVKAEAEQIIADIKSGALQPFTGPIKDQAVVEKIPAGVSATNAELASMNYYVEGMKAEMPK